The stretch of DNA CCGCGAGAGTTCAAAGGCGCTGATCGCGTGGGTGCTGCCCGAGGCGGTGGTGATCTCCAGCGTCAGGTCGGGATCGGCGAGTTCGGGCACGGCCGCGCCGTACTTGCGCTTGACGTTCTCGGCTTCCTCGTGCGGGAGCTTGAGAATCTGCGCGAGGTCGGCAGTCACGTGGTCGCCGCCGATGGGGATGCAGGCCGAGTGCGCCAGGTTGCCGCGCTTGAAGACGCCCACGTCGGTCGTGCCGCCGCCCAGGTCGATCACGATGACCGTCTGCGACTGCTCGGCGGCCTCCAGTGTGGCGAGGCCCGAAGACAGCGCCTGGAGGACGAAGCCTTCCACCTTCAGGCCTGCTTCCTGCACGCAGCGGCGCAGGTTGAGCAGCGGCCCGGCGGTCCCGGCCACGATGTGCACGTCCACTTCCAGCCGCACCCCGTGCATCCCGACCGGGTTCTTGATGCCCTCCTGGCCGTCCACCACGTACTCCTGCGGCAGGGTGTGGATGATCTCCAGGTTGGGGTCGAGCGGCACCGCGCGGGCGTTCTCGATGGCGCGGTCCACGTCAGGCTGGGTGATCTCCTGATGGCGCCGGATGGCGGCCAGGCCGTGGCTGGTGATCGCCTTGACGTGGTTTCCGGCGACCGACACGAACACCGACTCGACCCGCACGCCGCTGACGCGCTCGGCCGACTGCACCGACTGGCGGATGGCGTGGGTGGCCCGTTCCAGATTCACGACGGCGCCGCGCTTCATGCCCTCGCTGGGGACGCTGCCCTCACCGATGATGTCCACGATGCCGCCCTCGCCGACCTCGCCGATGACGGTGGTGATTTTGGTGGTGCCGATGTCCAGCCCCACGATGATCGGGTTGTCCTTCATTACTGGACGCTCACCCCCCAGGGGTAGATGTAAAGTTCTTTGTCGGGAAATTGCACGATGGCCCCAGCATACTTCAGCAGGGTCTTCAGGTCGCCGCTCCACACGGTGCTCGCCCCCGTTTTCGCCGTGATCCCGGAAGGCGTATACGCGACCGACTGCACATTGTACTTCTGGAGCGCGCGGGCGACGAACAGGGCGTCGCGGCGGCGGTCGGGTCCCCAGCCGGTCAGGAGGGGCAGGCCCTCGACGCCCCGGGCGCCGGGCAGCGCGCGGCCGTCCTCGGCCAGCGTGACCACCCGGCCGTCCGGCCCCTGCCAGCGGGCGAAGGGCACCCGCTCACGCACCCGCACCACGACCGCGTCGGGAAAGCGCCGGGTGACGGTGGCCGACTGAATCCAGGGACTGCGCCGCAGTCCCTGTGCCCGCCACGCGCCGTAGTAGGGCCAGGCGAAGCCCGGCGTGAGGCCCGCGAGCTGGCGCACCTGCGCGGGGCTGAGGCGCACGTTGCCCTGCACGGTCACCGTGCGGACCGGCAGGGCGAACCAGCTCGCGGCGAGCGTGCCCAGCAGCGCCAGCGTGCCCAAGGTCCACCACAGTGGGCGCAGGTCGCGGCGGCGGGGAGGCGCTTTGCCCGGAAGTCCAGGGTCCGGTGCCGGAGGGGCGGCAGGAGGCGCCGGGGAGAGGGTCGGCGGCGCGGGAGGCTGGCCGGGGCCTGCGGCGGGCCGAATCCGTCGGTTCCTGCGGCGCGGCTCGGGATCGGTCATGGCCTCATCCTGTCACCCGTGGGCGCGGGCAGCGGAGGCGCCGCATCAGCCCTGCTCCGGCCACAGCTCGTATTCCAGTTCCAGCGGCGCGCCCACCCGCTCGCGGATCAGGGCCAGCAGGGCGTGGACATCGGCGCTGCTCGCGCCCCCCAGATTCACGATGAAGTTGGCGTGCTCGGGGGCGATCATCGCGCCCCCGACCCGCGCACCCTTCAGGCCCGCCTCGTCGATCAGCTTGCCGGCCGAGACGCCGCCCGGATTCTTGAAGGCGCAGCCGGGGGTCTTCATCTTGGGCTGGCCCTTGCGGGCCTGGTCGGCAAAGTCCATCTTCGCCAGGACCTCTTCGGGCGCCGAGCGCCGCAGCCGCAGCCGCACCCGCGAGACGATGTGCCCCCGGGGAATGCCGCTCTGGCGGTAGCCCCAGGCGAGGTCGTCCGGGGTGACCTGGCGCGTGCCTCCCGGCGTCACGATCTCCAGCGTGTGCAGGCCGTCGAACATCTCGCCGTAGCGGGTGCCTGCGTTCATCCACACCGCGCCGCCGACCTGGGCGGGAATGCCGACGGTGCCTTCCAGGTTGGACAGCCCCAGCTTTTGCAATTTGCGGATCAGCCCCGGCAGCGGCACGCCGCCCCCCACCCAGCCGGTGACGACCGTCTCGCCGCTGCTGAGCGCCGGGTCGGGCGTGAGGTCGGCCTCCGCCAGCGGGCCAGTCAGGCGGATCACCCGCTCGGGCACGCCCTCATCCGCCACGACGAGGTTGCTGCCGCCGCCCAGGATGCGGTAGGGGGCCTCCACCGCTTCGGCCAGCTGCGCGCCGTTCGAGACAAACCACACCTCGGCCTCGCCGCCCACACCCAGGGTGGTGTAACGGGCGAGGGGCAGGCGCTCGACCCGCGCCCCGGTGCGGCTGGCGGTCGCCGGGAGGGCCGTCACGCCTCCACCTGCGCCAGCTCGCGCGAGAGCTTCCACACGTCGCCCGCCCCCATCGTCACGATGATGTCGCCCGGCGTGGCCGTCCGGCGCAGGTACCTCACGACCTCGGCGCGGTCGGGCAGGTAGCGCACGCCCGCGTGGCCGCCCTGCACCATGCGGTCACTGACCAGCGTGGCGTGGATGCCGGGAATGGGGGTTTCCTGCGCGGCCGCGATGTCGAGGATCAGCACCTCGTCGGCGCCCATCAAGGCCTCGGCGAGCCGGGGCCAGGACTGCTGGGTGCGCAGGTAGCGGTGCGGCTGAAAGACCACCCGCACCCGGCGCCCGGTCTGCTGCGCGGCCTGCACGGCGGCGGCGACCTTGGTGGCGTTGTGCGCGTAGTCGTCCACGACCAGCGCCCCGTTGAGTTGCCCGACCCGCTGCCAGCGCCGTCCGGGTCCCCGGAAGGCGGCCAGCGCGGCGGCGGCGGCCGCGAAATTCCCGCCGTAGAGGTCCGTCACGGCCAGCGCCGCCAGCGCGTTGAGCACGTTGTGGGTGCCGGGCAGCG from Deinococcus budaensis encodes:
- a CDS encoding cell division protein FtsQ/DivIB, translated to MTDPEPRRRNRRIRPAAGPGQPPAPPTLSPAPPAAPPAPDPGLPGKAPPRRRDLRPLWWTLGTLALLGTLAASWFALPVRTVTVQGNVRLSPAQVRQLAGLTPGFAWPYYGAWRAQGLRRSPWIQSATVTRRFPDAVVVRVRERVPFARWQGPDGRVVTLAEDGRALPGARGVEGLPLLTGWGPDRRRDALFVARALQKYNVQSVAYTPSGITAKTGASTVWSGDLKTLLKYAGAIVQFPDKELYIYPWGVSVQ
- the ftsA gene encoding cell division protein FtsA: MKDNPIIVGLDIGTTKITTVIGEVGEGGIVDIIGEGSVPSEGMKRGAVVNLERATHAIRQSVQSAERVSGVRVESVFVSVAGNHVKAITSHGLAAIRRHQEITQPDVDRAIENARAVPLDPNLEIIHTLPQEYVVDGQEGIKNPVGMHGVRLEVDVHIVAGTAGPLLNLRRCVQEAGLKVEGFVLQALSSGLATLEAAEQSQTVIVIDLGGGTTDVGVFKRGNLAHSACIPIGGDHVTADLAQILKLPHEEAENVKRKYGAAVPELADPDLTLEITTASGSTHAISAFELSRIIKPRLSEIFGMVRDEIDQALGPIELVAQSVVLTGGASLLRGTTELARDRFRLPVRLGRPRGIGGLTDIVSGPGHAGGVGLVLYGIGQDGKVPVSVFREEPAAAPTPAPTPVPEDPRGKAAATVTVVTPAAPTAPPKKEKDKDAPNLMTRVRGFFKDWL
- a CDS encoding UDP-N-acetylmuramate dehydrogenase, with amino-acid sequence MTALPATASRTGARVERLPLARYTTLGVGGEAEVWFVSNGAQLAEAVEAPYRILGGGSNLVVADEGVPERVIRLTGPLAEADLTPDPALSSGETVVTGWVGGGVPLPGLIRKLQKLGLSNLEGTVGIPAQVGGAVWMNAGTRYGEMFDGLHTLEIVTPGGTRQVTPDDLAWGYRQSGIPRGHIVSRVRLRLRRSAPEEVLAKMDFADQARKGQPKMKTPGCAFKNPGGVSAGKLIDEAGLKGARVGGAMIAPEHANFIVNLGGASSADVHALLALIRERVGAPLELEYELWPEQG